The window CGCGGTTCTAGCTCACGAATATCGCACTCGGCGAACTCGATCGCCAGCCCGGCATCGCGCGCCTTGCCGCGGGCGATCTCGAGCACTGCATGCGAGCGATCGACGCCCACTACCGCACAGCCGGCCCGCGCGAACACTAGCGCGGCCTCACCGGTGCCGCAGGCCAGGTCGAGCACGCGCCTGGGCGGCTCGGCGCGCGCAGCCAGCCAGGCCAAAGCCCAGCCGGCCAGCTGCGCGCCGAGCCGGCCCTGGCCGATCGCATCGTACACCGCCGCGTAAGACTCATACATAGAGCGTCTTGAGCTTTAAGGTTAGGGCGTACGCAGTTGGGTTGTTCCGCCGCACGGTACGTGATGATCCGTGTGTAAGGGTTTGCCGCGCTCCGCGCGGTAAACCGCACACCGATAAAAAGTACGTACCGCTCTGCCGAAGGCTGCACGCGCCAGCCGCGTACGTCCTAAAGTTATAACTAAAAAAAGCCCCCGCCCCATGCCAGGGACGAAGGCATCGCTTCGTGGTACCACCCTGCTTCGACGGCGCGCCACAGGCGGGCACCATCCTCGCACTGCGCTGTAACGGGCGCACCCGAGGCCAACTACTTCGTACAGCTAAACGGTACACGCTAAGAACTAGTGATCGCGATCAATTTCTCAGGTGTACCATGTAACCCGGTACGTTCCCCGGCCCGGCGCTCATCCAGGCGAGTTCGGCGCTGGCACGGCCTCGCACCTACCGGCCGCTCGCTGAAAGATGCGCCTACTACTCCTAGACATGGCCTTCTGCTGCGCGATAGTATACCATAAAAGTATAGCCGCCACAAAGTAGCCTCAACCCGGCATAGAACAGATATGGCGAAAAATTGACAACCTTGATTTACAATGTTATTAATACTCATGGAACATGCAAATGAGGAAAGCTATGCAACCGCCAACCCGTGCCGACGCCCTCCGCCAGCGGTATGGCGATCACGACCAGCCGGAGCCACTCGCCTGGAGCGAGGCGCTCGAGCTGCTGCTGAGTCATCGCTCGGTGCGCGCCTACACGCCCGAGCCGCTACCGGCCGGGGTGCTGCCCGCGCTGGTGGCCGCCGCGCAATCGGCAGCCACGTCATCGAACTTACAGGCATGGAGCGTGGTAGCCGTAGAAGATCTTGAGCGCAAGGCCCGCCTCGCGCGGCTGGCCGGCGATCAGGCGCAGATCCGCGAGTGCCCGCTATTCCTGGTATGGCTGGCAGATCTCGCGCGCCTGGCGCGGGTCGCAGCACAGCGCGATCTACCGCATGCCGCGCTAGATTTCACCGAGATGTTTTTGCTGGCTGCGATCGATGCTACGCTGGCGGCGCAGAATGCGGTGGTGGCGGCAGAGGCGCTCGGGCTTGGAACCGTCTATATCGGCGGGATTCGCAACCACCCGCTCGAGGTCGCGGCCGAGCTGCACCTACCGCCACGAACCTTCCCCATATTCGGGCTGTGCGTTGGCTGGCCCGACCCGGAGCGGCCGGCGATACCCAAGCCGCGCCTGCCGCAAGCGGCTGTGTTGCACCGCGAAATCTACACGGCCGAGCAAGCCGACGCGGCCGTGGAGCACTACAACCAGACGATGGCCGCATTCTACCAGCAGCAGCGCATGCAGGTACGTGGCGACTGGGCCCAGCACTCGGTGCAGCGGGTAAGCGGCCCGCAGTCGCTCTCGGGGCGCCACACGCTACGCCAGGCGCTCGAGCAGCTTGGGTTCGAGCTACAGTGATAACCCGGCATGTGCTGGCGGTTACGGCCAGCACATGCCGCCTGGCCTAGCCGCGCACCAGCAGGCTCTTGCCGGTCATCTGCGCGGCGCGCGCTACCCCCAACATATCTAGCAGCGTCGGCGCCACATCCGACAGGCGCCCACCCGCGCGCAGCGTCGCGCCGTCGAGGCCGATGCCAGGCGCAGCCACCAGGATGCACGGCACCGGGTTGGTGGTATGCGCGGTGTGTGGCCCGCCGGTTGCCGGGTCGATCAGCAGCTCAGCGTTGCCGTGGTCGGCCGTGATCAGGGCGGCGCCACCGGCCGCAACCACCGCATCGACCACCGCGCCAATGCAGGTATCGACTGTTTCAACCGCCTTGACCACCGCCGGGATCACGCCGGTATGGCCAACCATATCGGCATTCGCGAAGTTGACGATAATGAAATCGTAGGTGCCCTGCTCAATTGCCTTCAGCAGGCCGTCGCGGATGCCATAGGCGCTCATCTCGGGCTTGAGATCGTAGGTGGCAACCTCTTTCGGCGACTGCACCAGCAATCGCTCTTCGCCGGGGAACGGCTCTTCGCGGCCGCCGTTGAAGAAGAAGGTCACATGCGCGTACTTCTCGGTCTCGGCCACGTGTAGCTGTTTGAGCCCGGCGCTGCTGATCACCTGGGCGATCGGCACCTCGACATCGGCATTCTCGAAGGCAATCTGCACCGGCAGGCCCTTCTCATACTCGGTCATGGTCACGTACAGCAGGTCGTGCAGCGCGTCGCGCGCGAAGCCGTCGAAGTCGTGCAGCACAAACGCGCGCGTGATCTGGCGTACGCGGTCGGCGCGAAAGTTGAAGCAGACGATCGAATCGCCGGCCTGGATCGTCGCCAGCGGCTGCCCGCCCGCAACCACCACCGCCGGCTTGATGAACTCGTCGGTCACACCTTCGTCGTACGACTGCTGGATCGCCGCCTGTGCGGCGGGCGCCGGCCGGCCCACACCGGCGGTCAGCGCGTCGTAGGCCAGCTTGGTGCGCTCCCAGCGCCGGTCGCGATCCATGGCATAGTAGCGGCCGATCACGGTGGCGACGCGCCCGACGCCCAGCGAGGCCATATAGCTCTCAAGATCGCGCAGGTAGCCGATCCCGCTCTGCGGCATGGTGTCGCGGCCATCGGTGAACGCGTGAACATACACCTCGGCCAGGCCGTGGCGCTTGGCCAGCTCGAGCAGCGCTTTCTCGTGGTTCATGTGGCTGTGGACGCCACCGGTGCCGAGCAGGCCGATGATATGCAGCCGCGTACCACGCGATTTCACATGCTCGATCGCGTTATTCAGCGCGTCGTTCTCGAAGAAGCTGCCGTCGCCGATGCTGTCGTCGATCAGGGTGATATCCTGCATCACCACAAAGCCGGCACCCAGGTTCAGGTGGCCAACCTCAGAGTTACCCATCTGGCCGGGCGGCAGGCCAACGTTCTTCTCGGCCGCGCCAAGCAGCGTCCATGGCCGGGTCGCACGCCAATGATCGATATTTGGCGTATTGGCCAGCTTGATGCCATTGCCCTCGACTTCATCGCGCTCGCCCCAGCCGTCCATGATCGCCAGCAGCAGCGGGCGCGGTCGATTATGTTGCGTCACATCATCACCCCTTATATGTTCAGGCACTAAAAAACCACGCAGGCACCATGGGACCAAGCTATTATACTCCTTGGTACCCCGGTGCCTTGGTGGAAAAAGCTCAACCTGGCGTTAGACTTGATTGAGCGTTGCGGCGCGCTAGAGATAGGTGTCGTGCGTGATCTGATTCGCGCTGGCAAGCTCGACCTCGGGCTGGTCGATCAGCATACGGATCACCTGCGAGTGCGCCCGCACGATCAGCGCGCCGATCCGCGGCATATAGTTCATCTCGGCCGCAGCATCCTGGCCGCTGGCGCGGAGCATCAGCGCAGCGATGTCGTCGGGCGGCGCGCCGGCCGGCACATCCTGGCGTAGCAGCAGCACTGCCTCGACCGACTCGTCGGCGCGGGCGGCCGCGAGCTGATCGGTCAGCGCCGGGTCGACATGGCATGGTCGCATCGTGTACCTCCGGTTCAGTCACAGAGTGTGGGTTCTGAAGCGTAGCATCTCGTGAAGCACATTATAAACTAAAAACGCCTGGTGCAAAACCTGAGGGGTGGGCCGCGCCAGGGCTGGTGGGCCTGGCCCACCGCCTGATTTGCGCCATGCCGGCAGTTTCGTGAATTCCAACGATCGCGATCGGGCGCATGCAGCAACCGACGCGCGCTCAGGTGCCCGTCAGCGCCGCCAGCGCCGCCAGCGGGTTCACCAGCCCATCGCCGTAGCGCTGCGGATCCTGGCCAACTGGCTTGGTGCAGGTCTGCCGGATGGCCAGCTCGATCTGATCGACGGTTGCGCTAGGCCGGGCCTGCCACAGGAGCGCAGCCACCCCAGCCACGTGCGGGGTCGCCATCGACGTGCCATCCATCGACTGATAGCCGCCGCCAGGCCGCGCCGAGATAATGCCGACGCCCGGCGCAACCACATCGGGCTGGATCGGGTCGCGATCACGCTGGAAACGCACGCTGCCGCTGAAAGCCGCGACCCGGCGGGCACGATCGACCGCGCCGACCGAGAGCGTCTCGGGGTAGTTGCCGGGCGACCGGCTGGTGCCGACGCCCTCGTTGCCGATCGCGAACACCGGCAGCACACCCTGCTGGCGCAGCCGGCGCGTGATCGTCAGGAAGCTGGGGTCGTAGCCGCGCCAGCCCAGCGACATGCTCAGCACGCGTACGCTATGCTCGAGCATCCATTCCATGCCGCCCAGCACGCGTGCCAGCACCGCGCCACCCTCGACCACCAGGCCCGAGTAGAACTCGCACTCGGGCGCGACGCCGATCGCGCGTGCGCCTACCGGCTTACCGGCGATCGTGCCGGCCGTATGCGTGCCATGCACATCGCTATCGTGCGGCGAGGCGCCATCGATCCGCGTGCCGAGCATATCCCACTCGGCGAAGCCGGCCACGCGGCCCTTCAGCGCGGGGTGGCTCGTGTCGACACCGGTATCGAGGTGACCAACGCGGATGCCTTTACCGGTCAGGCCCTGATCCCAGAGCCGATCGACGTGCAACGCCTGCAGGCCCCACGTCAGCTCGCGCTGGAGTACGGCGGCGGCCACGCGCACCGGCCGCACGATCCCAACCGTGTGGCAGGCGTAGATCGACTCGATCTCGGGGTGCGATTGCAGCGCAATCAGGCCCTCGTGATCGGCGAAGCCCAGGCTAATGCCCAGGCGCGGGTAGTGCCGCACCGCCGGCTGGGCCGCGTGTGGCATACTGCCGCGGCCGGGCACAACCACCGGCGCCGGCAAGAAGTGATTGTCGATGCTGTTGAAGTCGGGCTGCCGGGTTGCCAGCACCGCCATCTGGCGATGAACCACCAGCACCTGGCTGAAGCCGTAATGATCAAGCTGATCTTGCAGCGCGCGATCCAATCGTTACTCCCGACATGCTACTGCTTATTTTCGCTTGGGCGGCGAGCCTTTGCCGCGCTGGGCCTGCGGCTGCACCTTGCCTGGCTTGCCGTTGCCGGCCGGTGCGCTTGGTGCCGGCGGAACTGCACGGCCGCGCTGGCCCGGCTGCACTGGCTTGCTCATGCCCGATCCACCGGTGGCCAGCTGGGCCGATACCGACTGCGGGGCCGCAGCCGCCGGGGCGACTACAGCCGGCGCAACGCCGCTGTCGCGCGCCTGGAGCAGCGCGAACAGCTCGCCGTCGCGGCCTTCGTGGCAATGCTTGAACTTCTTGCCGCTGCCGCACGGGCATAGATCGTTGCGGCCGATCTTCGCCGCCACTGGCTTGCGCACCGTCTTGGCGGCCTTGGCCTGCTCTTCGCTCTCGCCGGCGTGCTGGGCCACCTGCAGGCGCTGCTGCTGCTCGGCCAGCACCTGGCGCATGTACTGCTCATACTGGAACGACACCGGGATGATCTGGTAGACGATGTCGCGCTGGATATTGCGCTTCAGCTCGTCGAACATGCCGTAGGCGTTGCGCTGGTATTCGAGCAGCGGGTCGCGCTGCGCAATCGCCTGCATGCCGATCTCCTGGCGCAGATCCTCCATGCCGGTCAGGTAGTCGATCCACTGGCGGTCGATCGCCCCTAGCATCATGCGGCGCTCGACATAGCGCATATTCTCGGGCGCAATCGCCTCCTCGCGCGTGATGTAGTCGTCCTCGACCTGTTCGAGCAGCTGCGCCTCGATCTCGGGGCGCGACAGCTCGAGCAGCGATTCGGGCGTGATCTCGGGCGGCAGCAGCGGGTCGATCGTGCGCAGTGCGCGGATGAGCGCCTCGACATCCCACTCCTCGCCCTCAGCCTCAGGCGTGTGCAGATCGAGCAGCACGCCGATCTCCTCGCCGATCATCTCGAGGATGCGCTGGCGCATGTCCTGCCCCTCGAGAATCGCCCGGCGATCGGCATAGATGATCGTGCGCTGCTTGTTCATCACGTCGTCGAACTCGACCGTGTGCTTGCGGTAGTCGAAGTTCTGGCCCTCGACGCGCGTCTGGGCGCCTTCGATCGAGCGATTGATCAGCCGCGCCTCGATCGGCACGTCGTCCTCGACGCCCATGCGCTCCATGATGCCCTTTACGCGCTCCATCGGCCCGAAGCGACGCATCAGCTCATCTTCCAGCGACAGGTAGAAGCGCGACGAGCCAGGGTCGCCCTGGCGGCCGGCGCGGCCACGCAGCTGGTTGTCGATCCGGCGGGCCTCGTGGCGCTCGGTGCCGACGATATGCAGGCCACCCATCTCGACGACCCTGGCGCGTTCGATCTCGGTGCGGCGCTTGGCCTCTTCGAGCGCATCGCGTAGCTGCTCGGGCGTGGCGTCGTCGTAGTCGAGGTTGCGCTCGGCCAGGATCGCCTCGACCAGGCCGTCGGGGTTACCGCCCAGCAGGATGTCGGTGCCGCGGCCGGCCATATTCGTAGCGATCGTCACCGCGCCCAGGCGGCCAGCCTGCGCCACAATATGCGCCTCACGCTCGTGCTGCTTAGCGTTCAGCACCTCGTGTTTCACCGCATTGCGCTTCAGCAGATCACTCAGGCGCTCAGATGTCTCGACCGAGGTAGTGCCTACCAGCACCGGCCGGCCGAGCGCCTGCATCTCTTTGATCTCACGCAGCACCGCGTCGAACTTGGCCTTCTCGGTGCGGTAGATCTGGTCGTCGAGATCCTGGCGCACCATGTCGCGATTGGTCGGGATCACCACCACGTCGATGTTATAGATCTTACCCAGCTCTTCGCGCTCGGTATAGGCTGTGCCGGTCATACCGCCGAGCTTCTTGTACATGCGGAAGTAGTTCTGGAATGTAATCGTCGCGAGTGTGACATTCTCCTGCTTGACCGGCACATTCTCTTTGGCCTCAACCGCCTGGTGCAAGCCGTCGCTCCAGCGCCGGCCGGGCATTTTGCGGCCAGTGAATTCGTCGACGATCACCACCTCGCCATACTCGACCACATAGTCGTGATCGCGATGGTAGATGAACTGGGCCTTCAGGGCATTTTCGAGGAAATGCGTAAGCTGGTAGTACTTCGGGTCGTACAGGCTTTCATCCTCGGGCACACCAATCGCGCGCTCCATCTTGGCGATGCCGGTATCGGTGAGCTGGATGCCCTTGCTGCGCAAATCGATCATGAAATCGCCGTCGGGCTCGATCCCATCTTTCTTAACCTGGTCGGGCGTGACGGTGCTAGGTTTGAGCATCGGCACCAGCTTCGAGAAGCGCCGGTATTCCTCGCTGCTCTCCTGCGAGGGGCCTGAAATGATCAGCGGCGTGCGGGCCTCGTCGATCAGAATATTGTCGACCTCATCGACGATCGCGTAGTGCAGCGGCCGCTGCGCCAGCTGTGTCAGCTCAACCACCATATTGTCGCGCAGGTAGTCGAAGCCAAACTCGTTATTGGTGCCATAGGTGATATCGGCGGCGTAGGCCTCGCGGCGCACGCACGGGCGCCAGTGTACCAGGCGCTGGTCTTCCTGGTTGGCCTCGGGGTCGATGTAACCAGGATCGAACAGCGCCGAGTAGTCGTGCGCGATGAAGCCAACCGACAGGCCGAGCCGGTGGTAGATCGGGCCCATCCAGCCGGCGCCGACCTTGGCCAGGTAGTCGTTGACCGTCACCAGGTGGCAGCCCTTACCCTCGAGCGCGTTGAGGTACAGCGGCAGGGTCGCCACCAGCGTCTTGCCTTCGCCGGTCTTCATCTCGGCGATCTTGCCCTGGTGCAGCACAATGCCGCCGATCAGCTGTACGCGGTAGTGGAACTGGCCGATCGTGCGGCGCGCGGCCTCGCGCACGGTGGCGAAAGCCTCGGGCAGAATATCGTCGAGCGTTTCGCCATCGGCCAGGCGCGCCTTGAACTCGCCGGTCTTCTCGGCTAGCTGCGCGTCGCTGAGCGCGCGAAACTCACCCTCCAGCGCCTCGATCTCGTCGGCGATCGGCATGATCTGCTTGATCACGCGATCGTTGGTGTCGCCAACTATCTTTTTCAGAAAATTGAACATCTATAATCTCCAGTCGGCAGCCGGCAGCCGGCAGTCGGCGGTGTCCGATAGCTATGGACAATCTTCCGCCAACTGGCTGCTTTGGCCGGTATCTCGCAAACACGCCCCTCGGCAGGTTGTGCGCGAGGAGCGGCGTACAGCGGGCACTTGGCGCGTCGTCTTGCGGCGCATCGATACGTTATTATACCCGACGCGCCACGCGTTCGGCAAGTGAGCAGATCACTGTTTCGGCACTGCCTGTATCTGCGGTTGGTGTTGCTCGCCTGCGGCAGCATGGTTCTTTTGAATAAAGTAACCCACGCCCAACAAAAAAAGCCCCCCGCTCCCACGAGGAGCGGAGGGCCTTGGTTCAAGTGTGCGCGGCAGCCGCCGCATCTACTACGGCGAGAACGAACCTGAGGCCGCTGCGCCGCCGACCAGCGCCGCCGCAATCGCGCCACCAATAAACACCGCGACAACGAACTGCGCAACAATCGCGGCAACCACCGCAATGATCGCGGGGGTCTGCTGCAGGTTCATGCTGGCACGCGCGGCCAGGTAGCCCAGGTAGATCTGGTAGATCCCCAGCGCGAACGTAACCGGCAGCGCCAGGCAGCCAATGATCGGGATCGAGCTGACCACCCCGGTAACTGCCAGCAGCGGCGCCGTGTACAGCGCGGCAGTGTAGAACACTTCGTCTTGCGTGCCAGTGCCGCCCTGGGTTTTGCCCACATAGTTGAGCACCCAAGCGAACACATAGAAGCCCAACAGCGCAAATACACCACGGAGCAAACCGCCCACCGCGCCCATAACGCCGCCCAGTAGCCCAAACCCTGCGCCTACTACTGCCACCAGCCCCGCCGCGACAATAATGTAGGTAAGCGCCTCGCGCTGGCCGCCACGCCGCTCGAACTGCTCGAACGACTGCACGCTCGGCTTGGTCAGCACCGTCATACTCTGGTTGAGCATGTCGCCGATCGATACGCCCTGAACGATCATAGCTGTGTTCTCCTTTGCATCGAATGGTTAAGACAATGAACGGGCAACGTAGGAGACCGAGAGAGGTACTATCAGGTGGTGTATTGCCCCCTTTCTGATTGTACACCACGAACCGGGCTACAAATCTTGCGGTTCGATAACAACTACGCTAAGTGATCTATCACTGTGAGGCCGATGGCAAGATCGGGCAGGGCGAAGCGTTTGTATACGCGCTTCGGTTGAATGCATCTGCCGTCTGGTGCTTGCTACGGCACCCGGCAGATCGTCCCCAGCCACGGTAGGCATCGGGCCAGGATTGTTCAGTGGCGGCGCAGCTGCCCCAACCCCACACGCTATATACGCATTCAATCGAGTTTGGTATCAGATCTCGCCGGTGAGTATGCACACCCACCCACCGGCCGGAATTGGCGTGGTAGCGGCTAGTAGTCGTTGCCGGGTTGGCGGTGCGGCGCAGGCGCAGGCGCAGGCGGGCGCGGCGCATAGGTCACACGCGGGTCGATCACCTTGACGCCGGCCGGCGGCTGGACGCCCGCTCCGTAGGTGTAAAAGTCGTTCCAGGGCTGGTAGTGGGTGAAGAAGGTGTCGGCGTGCTTGATACTGCCATCGGGCATGGTCACGGTGCGCCTCAGGCTCACATCCATGCCCGGCCGGCCATGCACCAGCTGCTTGACCTGCCCGCGCGCCATGGCTTTGTCGTACTGCCAGGTTGCGCCGCCGGGCTTCACAATGTTGCGCGTGAACGGCCCCTGGTAGCTGACCACCCGGCCATCGCCAGTGCCCCACAGCTCAAACGTCACCGTCGACGCCGCCAGGTCGGCCGATGTCGCGATCGTGATCGGGCCGGGCGAGTCGTTGCGCCACTTGAAGTCGCGAGTTGGGCTGAATACGGTCGCGTCGAAGCCGAGGATGTTCTCGTAGAAGTAGACCACATAGCTATGGCCGGCGCGGTCGGTCACCTCGAGGCCAGCATTCGAGACGGCCCGGAACATGGTGGTAGACACCTGGCACAGCCCGCCGCCAACGACCTTCTCGAGCCGGCCGCCGACAATCGCGTAGCCCTCGACAAAGCCATTATTCTCCGAGAAGTCGCCAGCGCTGAGGAACGAGTACTCCTGGCCGGCCGGAACGACCACGCCATCGAACATGGCCGTGGCGCGGGCGATATTTTCGCGCCGCTCGGTGGCCGAGGTGCGGAAGCCGGTGGTGGCCTTCCCCAGAAGCGCCAGCGGCTGGGCCGGTGCGGCGTTAGCCTGGGCCAGCGGGCGCTCGCCTAGCAGCTGGCGGCCGAGCTGGCTGAGCTGAACCTCGTAGGGCGTGCCGGCCTGCTCCGGGATGATACTCGAAGCGCGCGCGCTCGAAGTACTGCACGACATAGAAATTGCCGTCGAGCGGGTTGATCTCGCCGAACTCTTCCGAGACGGGGTAACCGAACGCCGCCAGGCCACCGCGGCCCTGCCAGAAGCCGCGGAACGCGCCGCCGAGCGTGTGGCCGCTCTCGGCGAAGAAGGTGCGATCACCGCCGGGGCTGGCCGGCAGCCACTGGAACGCCGGCTCGCTGCGGCCCTCGGTGTAGTGCCGGCCCAGCAGCGTCAGCGACACATAGAATTCGGGTGGTAGCTCGGGATGCAGCTCGAAGCGTGCGCGCTCGAAGTATTGCACACGCACACCATCCTCCTCGAACACCTCGGTCAGCGGCAGCCCAAATATGTCGATGCCGCCATGCGCATCGTAGAAGCGCTTGATCGCCAGCCCAATGTTGTGGCCGGTTTCGGGAAAATAGGCGAAGGCCGTGCCAGCGGTAGCGGGGGCCGGCATTGTTGCGGCCGCCTGCGCAGGAGCGCCGGGCCAGCCGTAGCATACCATCAGCGCCACGGCAAGCAACACAAGGCGTCGGTGCATGGGAACCTCGGCGATGGATGAATACAATGTTGGTGTGAGGCTATACAGGTTCGGTCGCACGCACAGGCCGGGCCAATCGCCCGCTAGGCTCGAAGAACGTGTATCCTGATCTCGAGTATAGCACAAAGTCACATAAACAACCAGCTACGAGACAGATTAATACTCAACGCACGGAAGATTGCGCTACTCTGCAGATTAGGCCGCGCCAGAGTCTGTAGCGCGCGGCGTGGCCACGGCTTTCACGCGTTGTGCTGGCTACACCGCCTACGTGACGCCGCGCTCGGCCAGTAGCCACTCGAGCGCCAGCAGGTAGCCGCGCCAGCCTAGCCCGGCGATCTGGCCAGCGGCGACCGGCGCCACCACCGAGCTGTGCCGGAAAGCCTCGCGTTTGTACACATTCGACAGATGCACCTCGACGATCGGCGCACTCAGGCTGGCCAGAGCATCGCGCAGCGACAGCCCATAGTGCGTTAGCGCGCCAGGGTTGATGATAATCCCGTCGGCATCCCAGCCCTCGGCCTGGATGAAATCAACCAGTACGCCCTCGTGATTCGACTGCAGGTCGATCAGCGTGACGCCGGCTGCCGCCGCGCGCTCGCGCAGCGCCGCGTTGATCTGGGCCAGCGTGGTGTGGCCATACACTGCCGGCTCGCGCCGGCCGAGCATGTTCAGGTTCGGGCCATGGAGCAGGAGTATTTTCAAGCTGCGCTCCGTACGTATGGTTCAAAGGCACATGGCCGTTCATCATAGCGGGTTGGCCTGATTGGCCGCGCCCCATCCGATGCAGGCCTGTCGCCCTACAGCGGATGCGCGCGGCCAAACGTGCCCGCGATGATTCGTTCTCGTGCGGCTACTGCCGGGCCACCGGCAGATACAGCAGCACCGATGGCGCACGCTGCACGCCCACAATGTCGATCACCTCATCGTACACCGTCGGCGAGAAGATCGAGGTCGCGCGCACGGTGATCTGGTTAATCGCCGTCACCGCCACGTTGGCCGGCACTTCCACCTTCAGCGTCACCGGGTAGGTCAGGCCCGGCTCCATGTCCAGCGTCGATGTGGGC of the Candidatus Kouleothrix ribensis genome contains:
- a CDS encoding YIP1 family protein, which codes for MIVQGVSIGDMLNQSMTVLTKPSVQSFEQFERRGGQREALTYIIVAAGLVAVVGAGFGLLGGVMGAVGGLLRGVFALLGFYVFAWVLNYVGKTQGGTGTQDEVFYTAALYTAPLLAVTGVVSSIPIIGCLALPVTFALGIYQIYLGYLAARASMNLQQTPAIIAVVAAIVAQFVVAVFIGGAIAAALVGGAAASGSFSP
- a CDS encoding 2,3-bisphosphoglycerate-independent phosphoglycerate mutase, giving the protein MTQHNRPRPLLLAIMDGWGERDEVEGNGIKLANTPNIDHWRATRPWTLLGAAEKNVGLPPGQMGNSEVGHLNLGAGFVVMQDITLIDDSIGDGSFFENDALNNAIEHVKSRGTRLHIIGLLGTGGVHSHMNHEKALLELAKRHGLAEVYVHAFTDGRDTMPQSGIGYLRDLESYMASLGVGRVATVIGRYYAMDRDRRWERTKLAYDALTAGVGRPAPAAQAAIQQSYDEGVTDEFIKPAVVVAGGQPLATIQAGDSIVCFNFRADRVRQITRAFVLHDFDGFARDALHDLLYVTMTEYEKGLPVQIAFENADVEVPIAQVISSAGLKQLHVAETEKYAHVTFFFNGGREEPFPGEERLLVQSPKEVATYDLKPEMSAYGIRDGLLKAIEQGTYDFIIVNFANADMVGHTGVIPAVVKAVETVDTCIGAVVDAVVAAGGAALITADHGNAELLIDPATGGPHTAHTTNPVPCILVAAPGIGLDGATLRAGGRLSDVAPTLLDMLGVARAAQMTGKSLLVRG
- a CDS encoding S8 family serine peptidase, translated to MDRALQDQLDHYGFSQVLVVHRQMAVLATRQPDFNSIDNHFLPAPVVVPGRGSMPHAAQPAVRHYPRLGISLGFADHEGLIALQSHPEIESIYACHTVGIVRPVRVAAAVLQRELTWGLQALHVDRLWDQGLTGKGIRVGHLDTGVDTSHPALKGRVAGFAEWDMLGTRIDGASPHDSDVHGTHTAGTIAGKPVGARAIGVAPECEFYSGLVVEGGAVLARVLGGMEWMLEHSVRVLSMSLGWRGYDPSFLTITRRLRQQGVLPVFAIGNEGVGTSRSPGNYPETLSVGAVDRARRVAAFSGSVRFQRDRDPIQPDVVAPGVGIISARPGGGYQSMDGTSMATPHVAGVAALLWQARPSATVDQIELAIRQTCTKPVGQDPQRYGDGLVNPLAALAALTGT
- a CDS encoding NADPH-dependent oxidoreductase, with product MQPPTRADALRQRYGDHDQPEPLAWSEALELLLSHRSVRAYTPEPLPAGVLPALVAAAQSAATSSNLQAWSVVAVEDLERKARLARLAGDQAQIRECPLFLVWLADLARLARVAAQRDLPHAALDFTEMFLLAAIDATLAAQNAVVAAEALGLGTVYIGGIRNHPLEVAAELHLPPRTFPIFGLCVGWPDPERPAIPKPRLPQAAVLHREIYTAEQADAAVEHYNQTMAAFYQQQRMQVRGDWAQHSVQRVSGPQSLSGRHTLRQALEQLGFELQ
- the aroQ gene encoding type II 3-dehydroquinate dehydratase; translated protein: MKILLLHGPNLNMLGRREPAVYGHTTLAQINAALRERAAAAGVTLIDLQSNHEGVLVDFIQAEGWDADGIIINPGALTHYGLSLRDALASLSAPIVEVHLSNVYKREAFRHSSVVAPVAAGQIAGLGWRGYLLALEWLLAERGVT
- the secA gene encoding preprotein translocase subunit SecA — translated: MFNFLKKIVGDTNDRVIKQIMPIADEIEALEGEFRALSDAQLAEKTGEFKARLADGETLDDILPEAFATVREAARRTIGQFHYRVQLIGGIVLHQGKIAEMKTGEGKTLVATLPLYLNALEGKGCHLVTVNDYLAKVGAGWMGPIYHRLGLSVGFIAHDYSALFDPGYIDPEANQEDQRLVHWRPCVRREAYAADITYGTNNEFGFDYLRDNMVVELTQLAQRPLHYAIVDEVDNILIDEARTPLIISGPSQESSEEYRRFSKLVPMLKPSTVTPDQVKKDGIEPDGDFMIDLRSKGIQLTDTGIAKMERAIGVPEDESLYDPKYYQLTHFLENALKAQFIYHRDHDYVVEYGEVVIVDEFTGRKMPGRRWSDGLHQAVEAKENVPVKQENVTLATITFQNYFRMYKKLGGMTGTAYTEREELGKIYNIDVVVIPTNRDMVRQDLDDQIYRTEKAKFDAVLREIKEMQALGRPVLVGTTSVETSERLSDLLKRNAVKHEVLNAKQHEREAHIVAQAGRLGAVTIATNMAGRGTDILLGGNPDGLVEAILAERNLDYDDATPEQLRDALEEAKRRTEIERARVVEMGGLHIVGTERHEARRIDNQLRGRAGRQGDPGSSRFYLSLEDELMRRFGPMERVKGIMERMGVEDDVPIEARLINRSIEGAQTRVEGQNFDYRKHTVEFDDVMNKQRTIIYADRRAILEGQDMRQRILEMIGEEIGVLLDLHTPEAEGEEWDVEALIRALRTIDPLLPPEITPESLLELSRPEIEAQLLEQVEDDYITREEAIAPENMRYVERRMMLGAIDRQWIDYLTGMEDLRQEIGMQAIAQRDPLLEYQRNAYGMFDELKRNIQRDIVYQIIPVSFQYEQYMRQVLAEQQQRLQVAQHAGESEEQAKAAKTVRKPVAAKIGRNDLCPCGSGKKFKHCHEGRDGELFALLQARDSGVAPAVVAPAAAAPQSVSAQLATGGSGMSKPVQPGQRGRAVPPAPSAPAGNGKPGKVQPQAQRGKGSPPKRK